In Triticum dicoccoides isolate Atlit2015 ecotype Zavitan unplaced genomic scaffold, WEW_v2.0 scaffold2977, whole genome shotgun sequence, the DNA window GCGCCATGGCCAGCAGCCGGCGGCGCTTGACGTCCTTTGTCGACGTGAGCGCACCCATCCACTGGAACACCAGCCAGTACATTGCCGAGTACCTGATCGGCAACCCACCGCAGCGCGTCGAGGCCCTCATCGACACCGGTAGCGACCTCATCTGGACGCAGTGCTCCACCTGCAGCCTCAAAGGATCCTGCGTCATGCAGGGCCTGCCCTACTATAACACGTCCAAGTCGGACAGCTTCCACCCCGTGCCATGCAATGACACCTTGTGCCTAGCCAACCGGGCGCACTCGTGCCACCGGGATGGCAGCTGCGCTTTCGGGGCCTTCTACGGTGTTGGCGACGCTAGAGGGTCTATCGGCACGGAGGTCTTCGCCTTTGAACATGGCTCAGTGACGCTCACGTTCGGCTGCGTCGACACGCTGAAGTTCACTCCGGGGTCCCTTGACGGGTCGTCGGGCCTCATAGGGCTTGGCCGTGGCCCCTTGTCGCTCGTCTCCCAGATAGGTGCCAGCAAGTTCTCTTACTGCCACACCCCCTACCTCCGCAGCAACGCCACTCCCGGTGCCAGGAGCCACCTTTTCGTCGGCGCCTCGGCGAGCCTTAGCGCCGACAGCCCTGTGATGTCCATGTCTTTCGTGCAAGGCCCTAAAAAGTACCCATTCTACTATGTCCCACTCATCGGGATAAGCGTTGGACAAACAAGGCTTTCCATCCCACCGATGGTGTTCGATCTGAAACCAAACGGCACCGGCGGCGGTGTCTTTGTCGACTCCGGTAACCCCACTTCGGTTCTGGTCGATGGGGCATATAGGCCTCTGAGAgaggagctccggaggcagctaaaCGGGAGCCTCCTGCCGCCACCAGCCGGCAGTGGGATCGACCTGTGTGTGGCAGTGGCGCAGGAAAAGGCTGTGCCGTCCATGGTGTTCCACTTCAGTGGCGGAGCGAACATGGTGCTGCCGCCAGAGAATTATTGGGTGCCGCTGGATGATTCCATGTCATGCATGGTGATGCATGAATCCAGCAGCGTGAGCATCATCGGCAACTTCCAGTTGCAGAACATGCACTTGCTGTACGACCTTACTAAGGAGGAGCTCTCTTTCCAAACTGCCGACTGCAGCTCACTTTGATCACGCCCACGTTAATTGTACGCATGCATAAATATGATTGCGAATCGAGATTCTTTGGTAAGTATTTGTGCCATGTGCATTGAAAGGGATACATTTAATTCAACACATGCATATGTCACTACTAGAATCTGGTTTTGTGCCGAGTTCCGGAACTTTAACGAGTTCATTCTATCGTGGAGGTTGGCAAACTTGTGTCTGCTGACTTTGATTCAAAATTGAACTCCGTAGCTAGTGATACGCAACTTGGCAGACTTAATAGTTCTCATATTTCCAATGAAAGAGGACTCGACAAACTAACTAAACTTGGCTGAATCTTATGTTCACCCAGTTCCTAATAGAAACAACTCGGCAAATCTGGCAGGTGGGCCCTGTTGTCGAGTGTCAATTCGATCAATACTTATGGAAGTTTTTGGGTCATTAGTTGATTGAGAACTTCTATTGATATTGATGCTTCGATGAATATATCTCAGTCGACGACCTATCCATCGTCTAtctaactggttgattgccttgtgtTTGTGGGCTGCTTGTGCTTGTAGACCGAGATCAATGGAGTGCATGAAAAGGAAGGGAGCGGAGGAATGTTCTAGGATCAGTCGTGCACATTTTCAGAATTAATGGAACCACGACTGTTAAGTTGTGTGAGCCAAATTCTATTACCGTGTTGGACTAAACGTAGTACAACCGGTATGGATGTTGCGTTGTGTTAAACGATAGGCTCGTAAACATGTATAGGGTGTAATGTGGCGTGTTGTCACGACTATGTATGTGTGCGTGTAATCTACATACTGCAGGTTGTTAGGCTAGAGCTTATCTTATCTATGTATAGCTTGGAGTAGGGGAAAAGCCTATCAATAACATGTGCCCTCTGTAATCTTTCTGTGCTATATAAAAACTACGTCCCTGCAGAACTGCATACACTTCATTTTCTCATATGGTAATTAGAGCTTTCCTCAAAATTATCCATGGCGATGTCTTCAAGTTCCTTCCCCTCATCTCCATTTGTTCATGCCACCACCGAGAAGCTCACCAAGGGCAATCAAGCGCTGTGGCAGGCGACGTTGCTCTCCGCCATCCGGCGAGCTCAGATGGATACCTCGACGTCAACCAGCCGCCGCCATAGAGGGAAATCGACATGACCTCGTCTGATGGCAAGTCCACGACGAAGGCGGCAAACCCTGTCCTCCGAGCCTAGCATGCGCGAGATCAACAAGTCTTCTCCTATCTTCTGATGACGCTTCCTTGTGAGATGGCCATCCAGGTTGCATCTTGCCACACCTCGGCAGAGCTTTAGAACATGTTGGAGGGGATGATTGCCTCTCATACCCGTGCTCACACAACCTACAGCAGAATCGCCTTCGCCAATCTGCAGAAGGGCAGTTCCTACATCACCGACTACGTCGGGACGGTTAGGTCCCTCTGCAACGAGTTGATCGCTACAGGGAGGAAGATGGACGAAGAAGATATCGTCTCCCACATCCTGGCAGGACTAGACGAGGACTTTTATCCTATGGTCTCTGCCATGTGCTCCCAGGTGGAATCGGACACCGTGGCCGAGCTGTTCTCGCAGCTGTTCAGCTTGGAGATGAGGATGAATCTTCGTGGTGGAGGATCGCAGTCCTCTACAAATGCTGCCACTCGAGGCCGCTTCGCCAAAAATGGCGGTGGGAGTGATGACCACGGCCGCAAGCAAGGAGGGAACGGGGGTGATCGTTGTGGCTGAGGCTACTCCAAGCCAGACGGTTGTGGCAGTGGTGGATAGAGCAGTGGCGGCGGGGGCAACTATACCAACCATGCATGTGCCCCCACGGTCCAGAGCCAGATCTGCGGTAAAATGGGCCACCCAACCTGGAAGTGCCGGAAGCGCTATGACGAGTCCTATCAAGGGGTAGAGGAGAAATCAGCAAATCTCGCCTCTCCACAATATGGGGTGGATACCAACTAGTACCTTGAAAGTGGCGCCACCGACCACGAGCGACCTGGAGAAGCTGACTGTGCGTGATCACTATAGTGGAAATGAGCCGATTCATACTGCAAGCGGTTCAGGTATGGTTATTGAACACATTGGTCATTCTGCTATTCACACCCTAGATCGTGATCTTCATTTGAATTATATTGTCCATGTACTCGAAGCCAACAAAAGTCTAATCTCTGCTAGTCATCTTGCGATTGATAATAACTCTTTTGTTTAAATTCATCCATATTCTTATTTTGTAAAGGAATAGGGAACAAGAAAGGTACTCCTTCAAGGAAAGAGTAGGAGAGGTCTCTATCGAGTTAGGCACACCGGATCCAATGTCAAGAAGCAAGTGCTAAGTGCTACCAAGCTATCCTTGGATAGGTGGCACTAACGTCTAGTGCATCTGTCTTCTGTTATTGTTAGCAAAGACATTAGTGAAAAT includes these proteins:
- the LOC119345796 gene encoding aspartic proteinase nepenthesin-1-like, with amino-acid sequence MEIRLVLIVALCSSAATIVTCSSTGLHMELIHVDGKGNYTVAERVQRAMASSRRRLTSFVDVSAPIHWNTSQYIAEYLIGNPPQRVEALIDTGSDLIWTQCSTCSLKGSCVMQGLPYYNTSKSDSFHPVPCNDTLCLANRAHSCHRDGSCAFGAFYGVGDARGSIGTEVFAFEHGSVTLTFGCVDTLKFTPGSLDGSSGLIGLGRGPLSLVSQIGASKFSYCHTPYLRSNATPGARSHLFVGASASLSADSPVMSMSFVQGPKKYPFYYVPLIGISVGQTRLSIPPMVFDLKPNGTGGGVFVDSGNPTSVLVDGAYRPLREELRRQLNGSLLPPPAGSGIDLCVAVAQEKAVPSMVFHFSGGANMVLPPENYWVPLDDSMSCMVMHESSSVSIIGNFQLQNMHLLYDLTKEELSFQTADCSSL